From a region of the Bermanella marisrubri genome:
- the proX gene encoding glycine betaine/L-proline ABC transporter substrate-binding protein ProX, translating to MINMKKLILLPALAVTLWGCSEQESESNAVTSSSEMPGKGVEVKGFHSPIAEEKFQTIIINRALEALGYDVQPIQEIDYSAGYTAIAQNDIQWTPVNWDPLHNEMFNNAGGNEKFFKKGYYIVGAAQGYLVDKATAEKYNIDTIDDLKDPEIAKLFDVSGDGKADLTGCQPGWGCEKVINHQLDAFDLRNTVNHVQGSYAAIISDTIQRYKAGKPVVYYTWTPYWVSGVLIPGEDVVWLEVPYSAHPQGIDTELANGKNYGFSVNSERIVANLEFAEANPAAAKLFEIASLNINAVSAQNKLIADGENTVADINRHVDNWIKKNKDTFNSWLKEAREAAVQQ from the coding sequence ATGATCAATATGAAAAAACTGATACTGCTGCCAGCTCTAGCTGTGACCCTTTGGGGTTGTAGCGAGCAAGAGTCAGAGAGTAATGCAGTCACCTCATCGTCAGAGATGCCGGGTAAAGGTGTCGAAGTAAAAGGCTTCCATAGCCCGATAGCAGAAGAAAAATTTCAGACCATCATCATTAACCGAGCATTAGAAGCACTGGGCTATGATGTACAGCCAATTCAAGAAATCGATTACAGCGCCGGATATACAGCTATTGCTCAAAATGATATTCAATGGACGCCTGTAAACTGGGATCCCCTGCACAATGAAATGTTTAATAATGCTGGGGGTAATGAAAAATTTTTTAAGAAAGGTTACTACATCGTTGGCGCAGCACAGGGCTATTTAGTAGATAAAGCCACAGCGGAAAAATACAACATTGATACGATAGATGACTTAAAAGATCCTGAGATCGCTAAATTGTTTGATGTTTCCGGTGACGGCAAAGCAGACTTAACAGGTTGTCAGCCTGGATGGGGTTGTGAAAAAGTCATTAACCATCAATTGGATGCATTTGATTTACGCAATACAGTAAACCATGTTCAAGGCTCTTATGCCGCTATCATTTCTGACACGATTCAGCGCTACAAAGCAGGAAAGCCCGTGGTCTACTACACGTGGACTCCATATTGGGTTTCCGGAGTGCTAATCCCTGGTGAAGATGTGGTTTGGTTAGAAGTACCTTACTCTGCGCATCCTCAAGGCATTGATACAGAACTGGCTAATGGCAAAAACTATGGCTTTAGCGTAAATAGCGAACGAATCGTCGCCAACCTTGAGTTTGCCGAGGCAAACCCCGCCGCCGCGAAGCTATTTGAAATCGCGTCGCTTAATATTAATGCGGTGTCAGCTCAAAATAAGTTGATTGCCGATGGTGAAAATACGGTTGCAGATATTAATCGACACGTCGAT